The Streptomyces sp. RKAG293 genome includes a region encoding these proteins:
- a CDS encoding ABATE domain-containing protein, producing MKVEDLEGGGAPALGEPLPIELANATYAVRGRLVDGLQSVEHVAAWFRDNRGRFAEQCGDADLLAAGPEELRATRALRDAIRVLAEAAVCGRTPPRQAVEVINRQVRAAARWRELSWADGPSVRARSATTSVTAALADIAQRAVDFFGGDRIGDLRACQAPGCVLYFVKDHPRREWCSAGCGTRARAARHYERTKAAR from the coding sequence ATGAAGGTTGAGGACTTGGAGGGGGGTGGCGCGCCCGCGCTGGGGGAGCCGCTGCCTATCGAGCTGGCCAATGCCACCTATGCGGTCAGGGGGCGTCTGGTCGACGGGCTGCAGAGCGTCGAGCACGTCGCGGCGTGGTTCCGTGACAACCGGGGACGGTTCGCGGAGCAGTGCGGGGACGCGGACCTGCTGGCCGCCGGCCCCGAAGAGCTGCGAGCCACGCGGGCCCTGCGAGATGCGATCCGTGTTCTCGCGGAGGCGGCGGTCTGCGGCAGGACACCCCCGCGCCAAGCGGTGGAGGTGATCAACCGGCAGGTCCGTGCGGCTGCTCGATGGCGGGAACTCTCCTGGGCCGATGGCCCGTCCGTTCGTGCCCGCAGCGCGACGACATCCGTAACGGCCGCGCTGGCTGACATCGCTCAGCGAGCAGTGGACTTCTTCGGCGGTGACCGGATCGGCGACCTGCGGGCGTGCCAGGCGCCCGGGTGTGTCCTGTATTTCGTCAAGGACCACCCCCGTCGCGAGTGGTGTTCGGCCGGATGTGGGACCAGGGCCCGCGCGGCCCGCCACTACGAGAGGACGAAGGCTGCCCGATAG
- a CDS encoding GNAT family N-acetyltransferase, giving the protein MTDTAHPVQETHALLADGWTVEIRPTRPEDHAAVGWLFDRLSAENLRLRFFGASRRAGRQAADRVCGSHSRPPGAAGPARGTGRRPRRVRDRDRPLLREIALTVADDLHHQGVGTLLLEHLVDRAGQDGITTFTAEALADNHPVLKVFADLGLNTVRHFDGTAVH; this is encoded by the coding sequence ATGACGGACACCGCACACCCCGTGCAGGAGACCCACGCGCTGCTGGCCGACGGCTGGACCGTCGAGATACGGCCCACCCGGCCGGAGGACCATGCCGCCGTGGGGTGGTTGTTCGACCGGTTGTCGGCCGAGAATCTGCGGCTCCGGTTCTTCGGAGCGAGCCGCCGGGCCGGCCGGCAGGCCGCCGACCGCGTCTGCGGTTCACACTCCCGGCCTCCGGGCGCTGCTGGCCCTGCTCGCGGGACAGGTCGTCGGCCTCGCCGAGTACGAGACCGGGACCGACCCCTGCTCCGCGAGATCGCCCTGACCGTCGCCGACGACCTCCACCACCAGGGCGTGGGAACCCTGCTCCTGGAGCATCTCGTCGACCGAGCCGGACAGGACGGAATCACCACCTTCACCGCCGAGGCACTGGCCGACAACCATCCCGTGCTGAAGGTCTTCGCCGATCTGGGGCTGAACACCGTTCGCCACTTCGACGGCACCGCTGTGCACTGA
- the pflB gene encoding formate C-acetyltransferase, with translation MTVTTPSTMGVSDAAWRGFSGRSWRDRIDVRDFIQTNYTPYEGDASFLAGPTTRTLAVWHKVSALFPEERRRGVLDIDARTPSTITSHRPGWIDRERELIVGLQTDAPLKRAIMPNGGLRMVENSLRAYGYEPDPFVTRVFGTYRKTHNAGVFDAYTPEMLRARKAGLITGLPDAYGRGRIIGDYRRVALYGTSRLIEVKRAERALLDARPSTSDVIRDREEIAEQIRALGELEQMAASYGCDVTLPATTAHEAVQWLYLGYLAAVKEQNGAAMSLGRTSTFLDVYLARDLAEGRIDESRAQELIDDFVIKLRIVRFLRTPEYDTLFSGDPTWVTESIGGIGDDGRPLVTRTSFRFLRTLANLGPAPEPNLTVLWSPRLPEAFKRFCAQVSIDTSSIQYESDELMRPRTGDDTAIACCVSAMAVGKQMQFFGARVNLAKALLYAINGGRDEMTGVQVAPVSTPLTSEYLDHDELTAAYDRMLDWLAGTYVNALNVIHYMHDKYAYERLEMALHDHPVQRTMACGIAGLSVAADSLSAVKYARVKVIRDDTGLATDYEVEGEYPAYGNHDDRADSIAVDLVNTFMAKLRRHPTYRGAEQTQSVLTITSNVVYGKHTGNTPDGRRAGLPFAPGANPMNGRDRHGLAASALSVAKIPYEQARDGISLTSTITPEGLGHDPAERARNLVGILDAFTASGGFHMNVNVLDRATLEDAMEHPEKYPELTIRVSGYAVNFVRLTREQQLDVISRTFHGAL, from the coding sequence ATGACTGTGACAACGCCATCCACCATGGGCGTGTCCGATGCCGCGTGGCGGGGGTTCTCCGGCCGGTCCTGGCGCGACCGCATCGACGTGCGCGACTTCATCCAGACCAACTACACGCCGTACGAAGGCGACGCCTCGTTCCTGGCGGGACCGACGACACGCACCCTCGCGGTATGGCACAAGGTCTCCGCGCTGTTTCCCGAGGAACGCCGCCGGGGTGTCCTCGACATCGACGCCCGGACGCCTTCGACCATCACCTCGCACCGTCCCGGTTGGATCGACCGGGAGCGTGAGCTGATCGTCGGTCTGCAGACCGACGCCCCGCTGAAGCGGGCGATCATGCCCAACGGCGGCCTGCGGATGGTCGAGAACAGTCTGCGCGCCTACGGATACGAGCCCGATCCGTTCGTCACGAGGGTGTTCGGCACCTACCGGAAGACCCACAACGCCGGGGTCTTCGACGCCTACACCCCCGAGATGCTCCGCGCCCGTAAGGCCGGCCTCATCACCGGCCTGCCCGACGCTTATGGCCGGGGACGGATCATCGGCGACTACCGGCGAGTCGCCCTGTACGGCACATCCCGGCTGATCGAGGTCAAGCGTGCCGAGCGGGCCCTGCTGGACGCCCGGCCCTCCACATCCGACGTCATCCGCGACCGGGAGGAGATCGCCGAACAGATCCGCGCGCTGGGCGAACTGGAACAGATGGCGGCCTCGTACGGCTGCGACGTCACCCTCCCGGCAACCACCGCCCACGAGGCCGTCCAGTGGCTCTACCTCGGCTATCTGGCGGCGGTGAAGGAGCAGAACGGCGCCGCGATGTCGTTGGGCCGCACCTCCACGTTCCTGGACGTCTATCTGGCCCGGGATCTGGCCGAGGGACGGATCGACGAGAGCCGCGCCCAGGAGCTGATCGACGACTTCGTCATCAAGCTGCGCATCGTCCGGTTCCTGCGCACCCCGGAGTACGACACCCTGTTCTCCGGTGACCCGACGTGGGTCACCGAGTCCATCGGCGGCATCGGCGACGACGGTCGGCCGCTGGTCACCCGCACCTCCTTCCGGTTCCTGCGGACCCTCGCCAACCTCGGGCCCGCCCCCGAACCGAACCTCACGGTCCTGTGGTCCCCGCGGCTGCCCGAGGCCTTCAAGCGGTTCTGCGCTCAGGTGTCGATCGACACCAGCTCCATCCAGTACGAGTCCGATGAGCTGATGCGCCCGCGGACCGGTGACGACACCGCGATCGCCTGCTGTGTCTCGGCGATGGCGGTCGGCAAGCAGATGCAGTTCTTCGGCGCCCGGGTGAACCTCGCCAAGGCCCTGCTGTACGCGATCAACGGCGGCCGGGACGAGATGACCGGCGTGCAGGTCGCGCCGGTGTCCACTCCGTTGACCAGCGAGTATCTCGACCATGACGAGCTGACCGCCGCGTACGACCGGATGCTCGACTGGCTCGCCGGCACGTACGTCAACGCTCTCAACGTCATCCACTACATGCACGACAAGTACGCGTACGAGCGGCTGGAGATGGCGCTGCACGACCATCCCGTGCAGCGCACCATGGCCTGCGGAATCGCCGGCCTCTCGGTGGCAGCCGACAGCCTGTCGGCCGTCAAGTACGCCCGGGTGAAGGTGATCCGGGACGACACCGGACTGGCCACGGACTACGAGGTCGAGGGCGAGTACCCCGCGTACGGGAACCACGACGACCGGGCCGACAGCATCGCCGTCGACCTGGTGAACACCTTCATGGCCAAGCTGCGCCGGCATCCCACGTACCGGGGCGCGGAGCAGACCCAGTCGGTGCTCACCATCACCTCCAACGTGGTCTACGGCAAGCACACGGGCAACACCCCGGACGGCCGTCGCGCAGGGCTGCCCTTCGCGCCCGGTGCCAACCCCATGAACGGCCGCGACCGTCACGGGCTCGCGGCCTCCGCCCTGTCAGTGGCCAAGATCCCGTACGAGCAGGCCCGTGACGGCATCTCGCTGACCTCGACGATCACCCCGGAAGGGCTCGGGCACGACCCCGCGGAACGTGCCCGCAACCTGGTCGGCATCCTCGACGCCTTCACGGCTTCCGGCGGCTTCCACATGAACGTCAACGTTCTGGACCGAGCCACCCTGGAGGACGCCATGGAGCATCCGGAGAAGTATCCCGAGCTGACCATCCGGGTCTCCGGGTACGCCGTCAACTTCGTCCGCCTGACGCGCGAGCAGCAGCTCGACGTGATCAGCCGCACTTTCCACGGTGCGCTGTGA
- the pflA gene encoding pyruvate formate-lyase-activating protein, which translates to MSTGRIHSWDLSTGVDGPGTRFVLFMNGCPLRCSYCANPDTWKLRDGRSMSVDEVMEEIAKYRSFIDTAGGGVTLSGGEPLLQADFSAEVLHACHEMGLHTALDTSGALGARAGDALLADTDLVLLDIKSFDIEAYHRLTGGHLAPTLSFAGRLDRLGIPVRIRYVLVPGLTDDRAAVDGLAAFVAGLDNVEGVDVLPFHTMGTHKYDDLGIPFVLRDTPAPGPALLERVRGQFREHGVPAV; encoded by the coding sequence GTGAGCACCGGCCGGATCCATTCCTGGGACCTGTCCACGGGCGTGGACGGGCCCGGCACCCGGTTCGTGCTCTTCATGAACGGCTGCCCGCTGCGCTGCTCGTACTGTGCCAACCCCGACACCTGGAAACTGCGCGACGGGCGCAGCATGTCCGTCGACGAGGTGATGGAGGAGATCGCGAAATACCGCTCCTTCATCGACACCGCCGGCGGGGGAGTCACGCTCAGCGGAGGCGAGCCGCTCCTGCAGGCCGACTTCTCCGCCGAAGTCCTCCACGCCTGCCACGAGATGGGTCTGCACACCGCCCTGGACACCTCCGGCGCTCTGGGCGCCCGCGCCGGTGACGCGCTGCTCGCCGACACCGACCTGGTCCTGCTCGACATCAAGTCCTTCGACATCGAGGCCTACCACCGGCTCACCGGCGGCCACCTGGCCCCCACCCTGAGCTTCGCCGGACGGCTCGACCGGCTGGGAATCCCGGTCCGGATCCGCTATGTGCTGGTGCCGGGCCTGACCGACGACCGGGCCGCGGTGGACGGCCTGGCCGCCTTCGTCGCCGGCCTGGACAACGTCGAAGGGGTGGACGTCCTGCCCTTCCACACGATGGGCACCCACAAGTACGACGACCTCGGCATTCCCTTCGTGCTGCGCGACACCCCCGCACCGGGGCCCGCGCTCCTGGAACGGGTGCGAGGTCAGTTCCGGGAGCACGGCGTGCCGGCCGTGTAG
- a CDS encoding universal stress protein, with the protein MSDTSANSSDRPIVVGTDGSPTARHAVLLALREAQLRGTGLRAVCAYDYGPDRYAGYEWLTASDNAGLYVQLRDIAEQAVTDTVAELQKELGGTPVEVEVVVEPGRPSQVLLEASADACLLVVGSRGASSWGRLRLGSTSTEVVHHAHLPVLVVPGDVPDAA; encoded by the coding sequence ATGTCCGACACGAGCGCGAACTCTTCTGACCGCCCCATCGTGGTGGGTACGGACGGCTCACCGACCGCCCGGCACGCCGTGCTTCTCGCGCTGCGCGAGGCACAGCTGCGCGGTACCGGGCTGCGGGCCGTCTGCGCCTACGACTACGGGCCGGACCGCTACGCCGGCTACGAGTGGCTGACCGCGTCGGACAACGCCGGCCTGTACGTACAGCTGCGGGACATCGCTGAGCAGGCGGTGACCGACACGGTCGCCGAACTCCAGAAGGAGCTCGGCGGCACACCGGTGGAGGTGGAGGTCGTGGTCGAACCGGGTCGCCCGTCGCAGGTGCTGCTGGAGGCCAGCGCGGATGCCTGTCTGCTGGTGGTCGGCTCCCGGGGTGCCAGCTCCTGGGGGCGTCTCAGGCTCGGTTCGACCAGCACCGAGGTCGTGCACCACGCCCACCTTCCGGTACTGGTCGTCCCGGGCGACGTGCCCGACGCCGCCTAA
- a CDS encoding DUF5994 family protein encodes MTTTSLLQAPHPDLTATPEVRMLLKPQCADRGMVDGAWWPRTRDLARELPSLVAVLDERWGRITRVAVNPHSWPEIPKKVPAGIHTVSVGWFDAEQDPDDLLLLSYTVGRWDLLIVPPECDPERASWLMCTAADGDNRQSVRELMADPRSVRHTTHAAPWEAL; translated from the coding sequence ATGACCACCACCAGCTTGTTGCAGGCTCCGCACCCGGACCTGACCGCCACCCCCGAGGTCCGGATGCTGCTGAAACCGCAGTGCGCCGACCGGGGGATGGTGGACGGTGCCTGGTGGCCGCGCACACGTGACCTGGCCCGTGAACTGCCCTCCCTGGTCGCGGTCCTGGACGAGCGCTGGGGCCGGATCACCCGGGTCGCGGTGAATCCCCACAGCTGGCCGGAGATCCCGAAGAAGGTGCCCGCGGGAATCCATACCGTGAGCGTCGGATGGTTCGACGCCGAGCAGGACCCCGACGATCTGCTGCTACTCTCCTACACCGTCGGGCGCTGGGACCTGCTGATCGTGCCGCCGGAGTGCGACCCCGAGCGCGCCTCCTGGCTGATGTGCACCGCTGCGGACGGGGACAACCGGCAGAGCGTCCGGGAGCTGATGGCCGACCCGCGGTCGGTCCGGCACACCACCCACGCGGCTCCGTGGGAAGCCCTCTGA
- a CDS encoding HAD-IA family hydrolase, giving the protein MLPVLRSVRAVVFDTDGVITDSARVHAAAWRAAFDACLRAAGHDHPFDPVEDYRRYVDGRNRLDGAAAFLASRDLRLPLGDPDDPPGTGTVQAVAARKEQLFTRQLRAGGIAAWPGTVRVLHALHAAGVPCAAVSASRHAPELLAGAGVRELFRTVVDGKEAARLKLAGKPDPALFLEAAQRLGVPASEAAVIEDALAGVEAGRRGGFGLVVGVDRTAGPTSATDLREHGASIVVRDLAELLTGGGS; this is encoded by the coding sequence ATGCTGCCGGTCCTCAGGTCGGTGCGGGCTGTGGTGTTCGACACCGACGGGGTGATCACCGATTCGGCCCGGGTGCACGCCGCCGCATGGCGGGCCGCCTTCGACGCCTGCCTGCGGGCAGCGGGACACGACCACCCGTTCGACCCGGTGGAGGACTACCGGCGCTATGTCGACGGCAGGAACCGGCTCGACGGCGCGGCCGCCTTCCTCGCCTCGCGCGACCTGCGGCTTCCCCTGGGCGACCCCGACGACCCGCCCGGAACGGGCACCGTGCAGGCGGTCGCCGCCCGCAAGGAGCAGCTGTTCACGCGGCAGTTGCGTGCGGGGGGCATCGCCGCCTGGCCGGGCACCGTACGGGTGCTGCACGCGCTGCACGCCGCCGGCGTCCCGTGCGCCGCGGTCTCCGCTTCCCGCCACGCGCCCGAACTCCTCGCGGGCGCGGGCGTACGGGAGTTGTTCCGGACCGTGGTGGACGGCAAGGAGGCGGCCCGGTTGAAACTGGCGGGAAAACCCGACCCGGCACTGTTCCTGGAAGCCGCCCAGCGGCTGGGCGTACCGGCATCGGAAGCGGCGGTGATCGAGGACGCGCTGGCCGGTGTGGAAGCGGGCCGCCGCGGCGGCTTCGGCCTGGTGGTCGGCGTCGACCGCACCGCAGGACCGACCAGCGCCACCGACCTGCGCGAGCACGGCGCGAGCATCGTCGTCCGCGACCTGGCCGAACTGCTGACCGGCGGAGGAAGCTGA
- the gap gene encoding type I glyceraldehyde-3-phosphate dehydrogenase codes for MAIRVGINGFGRIGRNYLRCVLDRADAGTAPVEVVAINDIAPAATLAHLLEFDSTFGRLGRAISHDEQSITVNGRRIVVTAVRDPSELSWGTYGVDIVIESSGRFRTRDEAALHLKAGARKVLISSPAKDVDLTVVMGVNETDYDNGRHHIVSNASCTTNCVVPMVHVLHERFGIIKGMMTTVHGYTNDQALLDGPHKDLRRARSAAVSIIPTSTGAAHAVGIVLPELAGVLEGVAVRVPVEDGSLTDLTVLLRQDVTSEEVNAAFAEAAEGPLRGVLRVTDAPIVSRDVIGDPASCIVDAGLTQAQGDLVKVFGWYDNEWGYSNRLLDLTTYVAARL; via the coding sequence ATGGCCATACGTGTAGGCATCAATGGATTCGGCCGCATCGGGCGCAACTACCTGCGCTGTGTCCTGGACCGGGCGGACGCCGGCACCGCCCCGGTCGAGGTGGTGGCCATCAACGACATCGCCCCGGCCGCGACACTGGCCCACCTGCTGGAGTTCGACTCGACCTTCGGACGCCTCGGACGGGCGATCAGCCACGACGAGCAGTCGATCACGGTCAACGGCAGGCGCATCGTGGTGACCGCGGTCCGCGATCCGTCGGAACTGTCCTGGGGTACCTACGGGGTGGACATCGTCATCGAGTCCTCCGGCCGCTTCCGGACCCGCGACGAGGCAGCGCTGCATCTGAAGGCCGGAGCCCGCAAGGTACTGATCTCCTCGCCGGCCAAGGACGTGGACCTCACCGTCGTCATGGGCGTCAACGAGACCGACTACGACAACGGCCGGCACCACATCGTCTCGAACGCGTCCTGCACCACCAACTGCGTCGTACCGATGGTCCACGTTCTGCACGAACGCTTCGGGATCATCAAGGGCATGATGACCACCGTCCACGGCTACACCAACGACCAGGCACTGCTCGACGGTCCTCACAAGGACCTGCGGCGCGCCCGGTCCGCCGCCGTGAGCATCATCCCGACCAGCACCGGCGCCGCCCACGCCGTGGGCATCGTGCTCCCCGAACTTGCCGGAGTCCTGGAAGGCGTCGCAGTGCGCGTTCCGGTGGAGGACGGGTCCCTGACCGACCTGACGGTGCTGCTCCGGCAGGACGTCACCTCCGAGGAGGTCAACGCGGCATTCGCCGAGGCCGCCGAGGGGCCGTTGCGAGGCGTCCTGCGAGTAACCGACGCGCCGATCGTCTCACGCGACGTCATCGGCGACCCGGCGTCGTGCATCGTCGACGCGGGGCTCACTCAGGCACAGGGTGACCTGGTGAAAGTCTTTGGCTGGTACGACAACGAGTGGGGCTACAGCAACCGCCTGCTGGACCTCACCACCTACGTCGCGGCCCGGCTGTGA
- a CDS encoding flavodoxin domain-containing protein, translating into MTERVLVAYASKNGSTAGIATMIAEALREQGLAAEARAVGEVESVGPYDAVVLGGALYAGRWRREAVRFAWHHEADLTERPVWLFSSGPLDATAREGLIPPVPGVQRLVDRLKARGHLTFGGCLQDGAKGRIARMIVKSGRGGDFRDPEQIRLWARGVARELVKEVATP; encoded by the coding sequence ATGACCGAACGCGTACTCGTCGCGTATGCATCGAAGAACGGCTCCACTGCGGGCATCGCCACGATGATCGCCGAGGCGCTGCGCGAGCAGGGTCTGGCAGCGGAGGCCCGGGCTGTCGGTGAGGTGGAGAGCGTCGGCCCCTACGACGCTGTCGTCCTCGGCGGCGCCCTGTACGCGGGCCGGTGGCGCCGTGAGGCGGTCCGCTTCGCCTGGCACCACGAGGCGGATCTGACCGAGCGGCCCGTCTGGCTGTTCAGCAGCGGGCCTCTCGACGCCACAGCCCGTGAAGGCCTGATCCCTCCGGTGCCGGGTGTCCAGCGCCTCGTCGACCGTCTCAAGGCCCGCGGACACCTCACCTTCGGCGGCTGCCTGCAGGACGGCGCCAAGGGCCGGATCGCCCGCATGATCGTCAAGTCCGGCCGGGGCGGTGACTTCCGCGACCCGGAGCAGATCCGGCTGTGGGCACGCGGTGTCGCACGCGAACTGGTCAAGGAGGTCGCGACACCGTGA
- a CDS encoding metalloregulator ArsR/SmtB family transcription factor — MQIPLYQAKAEFFRMLGHPVRIRVLELLQDGPMPVRDLLAAIEVEPSNLSQQLAVLRRSGIVVASRSGATVNYELAGADVADLLQAARRTLGQLLAGQEGLLAELHADQEADAAVNGDQVIR; from the coding sequence GTGCAGATTCCGCTGTATCAGGCGAAAGCGGAGTTCTTTCGAATGCTGGGGCATCCGGTACGCATCCGTGTGCTGGAGCTCCTCCAGGATGGGCCCATGCCGGTTCGGGATCTCCTGGCCGCAATTGAGGTTGAGCCGTCGAACCTTTCGCAGCAGTTGGCTGTTCTGCGACGTTCGGGGATCGTGGTCGCCAGCCGTTCGGGGGCAACCGTGAACTACGAGTTGGCGGGCGCGGATGTGGCGGATCTGCTGCAAGCCGCACGGCGGACCCTGGGGCAGTTGTTGGCGGGCCAGGAGGGTCTGCTGGCAGAACTTCACGCGGACCAGGAAGCGGATGCCGCCGTCAACGGGGATCAGGTCATCCGTTGA
- a CDS encoding DUF6126 family protein gives MTGETTGGLHASTAGNGSEKYKEKAVVLRVMVYVVAGHLFAGFLWLLFYLGAHSH, from the coding sequence ATGACAGGCGAGACGACAGGTGGGCTCCACGCCAGCACTGCGGGAAATGGAAGCGAAAAATACAAGGAGAAAGCAGTCGTTCTGCGAGTGATGGTCTACGTCGTCGCGGGGCATCTTTTTGCCGGATTCCTCTGGCTGCTCTTCTACCTGGGGGCCCACTCGCACTGA
- a CDS encoding CBS domain-containing protein, whose translation MTAAARPTVADAMALPALHVSDHTTIDKALAVLHGARTDHVLIRDDEGHCAGIVTRDQLTAHSAQPWYTEATRVRDIPHDCSPFARPDMPLSEAEATMRERSLAVWPVVDDDGLALGVLTLGPNPRTAA comes from the coding sequence ATGACCGCTGCCGCCCGCCCGACCGTCGCCGACGCCATGGCGCTCCCCGCGCTGCACGTGAGCGACCACACGACCATCGACAAAGCCCTCGCCGTGCTCCACGGCGCCCGCACCGACCACGTCCTCATCCGCGACGACGAGGGTCACTGCGCCGGCATCGTCACCCGAGATCAGCTCACCGCCCACAGCGCCCAGCCCTGGTATACCGAGGCCACCCGCGTGCGCGACATCCCCCACGACTGCAGCCCCTTCGCCCGCCCCGACATGCCCCTCAGCGAGGCCGAGGCCACCATGCGCGAGAGGTCACTGGCCGTGTGGCCCGTCGTGGACGACGACGGGCTTGCGCTCGGCGTCCTCACCCTCGGTCCAAACCCGAGGACGGCGGCGTGA
- a CDS encoding metalloregulator ArsR/SmtB family transcription factor has translation MSAPLYQLKADFFKTLGHPVRIRVLELLSQREHAVAEMLPEVGIEAAHLSQQLAVLRRANLVVTRKEGSTVYYRLTSPQVAELLTVARTILSGVLAGQAELLEDLRATNPTLTTSPPGPS, from the coding sequence GTGAGCGCCCCGCTGTACCAACTCAAGGCCGACTTCTTCAAAACCCTCGGCCATCCGGTCCGCATCCGCGTGCTGGAACTGCTCAGCCAGCGGGAACACGCGGTGGCGGAAATGCTGCCCGAGGTGGGAATCGAAGCCGCCCACCTCTCCCAGCAACTCGCCGTACTGCGCCGCGCGAACCTCGTGGTAACCCGCAAAGAGGGCTCCACCGTCTACTACCGGCTCACCAGCCCGCAAGTGGCCGAGCTCCTGACGGTCGCCCGCACCATCCTCAGCGGCGTCCTGGCCGGCCAGGCCGAGCTCCTGGAAGACCTCCGTGCCACCAATCCCACCCTGACCACCTCGCCTCCCGGACCCTCCTGA
- a CDS encoding pyridoxamine 5'-phosphate oxidase family protein yields the protein MMQALPSLLPVSADMARSLLASDRAGRLTRCDPALAAIPVQHHLLDDGQLILRAQRPAPVSRFAFPRQLTYQVDQINMRDHTGWTVIVTGLADQITGTRLRHYRARLGATATVHAEHFLLIHPRSITGYRLTRDAW from the coding sequence ATGATGCAAGCCCTGCCCAGCCTCCTTCCCGTCTCTGCGGACATGGCCCGGTCCCTGCTGGCGTCCGACAGGGCCGGCCGGCTGACACGCTGCGATCCTGCCCTGGCGGCCATCCCTGTCCAGCATCACCTGCTCGACGACGGACAGCTCATCCTGCGCGCGCAACGGCCCGCCCCCGTATCCCGGTTCGCCTTCCCCCGGCAGCTCACCTATCAGGTCGACCAGATCAACATGCGGGACCACACCGGATGGACCGTCATCGTCACCGGTCTCGCCGACCAGATCACCGGCACCCGCCTGAGGCACTACCGGGCCCGACTGGGTGCCACAGCAACGGTGCACGCCGAGCACTTCCTGCTCATCCACCCCCGGAGCATCACGGGCTACCGCCTCACCCGCGACGCCTGGTGA
- a CDS encoding pyridoxal phosphate-dependent aminotransferase — protein MQVTQSAKLANVCYDIRGPVLDEAMRLEAAGHPVVKLNTGNPAAFGFEAPPEILKEILGNLADAHGYGDAKGLPAARRAVVEHYRERGIEDLTAEDVYLGNGASELIQMALQALLNDGDQVLVPAPDYPLWTAAVSLAGGTAVHYRCDEQADWFPDLADIEAKVTDRTRALVIINPNNPTGAVYNDELLRGLVDIARRHHLIVYSDEIYDKILYDDATHTCTASLAPDLLCLTFNGLSKAYRVAGFRSGWMAISGPQAHAASYVEGLNILANMRLCANVPAQHAIAAALGGPQSIGGLLLPGGRLREQRDIAWRLLNDIPGVSCVKPRGALYAFPRLDPKVYRIKDDALMVLDLLRAQHILVVQGTGFNWSEPDHFRLVTLPRAADLADAVTRIGTFLDGYSQP, from the coding sequence ATGCAGGTGACCCAGTCCGCCAAGCTGGCGAATGTCTGTTACGACATTCGCGGGCCGGTGCTCGACGAGGCGATGCGACTGGAGGCCGCGGGGCACCCCGTCGTGAAACTCAACACCGGCAACCCGGCGGCCTTCGGCTTCGAGGCCCCGCCGGAGATCCTGAAGGAGATCCTCGGCAACCTCGCTGACGCCCACGGCTACGGGGATGCCAAGGGCCTGCCCGCCGCGCGCCGCGCGGTCGTGGAGCACTACCGGGAGCGAGGAATCGAGGATCTGACGGCGGAGGACGTCTACCTCGGCAACGGCGCCTCCGAACTCATCCAGATGGCCCTGCAGGCCCTGCTCAACGATGGGGACCAGGTACTGGTCCCCGCCCCGGACTACCCGCTGTGGACCGCGGCGGTGTCACTGGCCGGCGGCACCGCCGTGCACTATCGATGCGACGAACAAGCCGACTGGTTCCCCGACCTGGCCGACATCGAGGCCAAAGTCACCGATCGCACCCGCGCCCTCGTCATCATCAACCCCAACAACCCCACCGGTGCGGTCTACAACGACGAACTCCTGCGCGGCCTGGTCGACATCGCCCGCCGCCACCACCTCATCGTGTATTCCGACGAGATCTACGACAAGATCCTCTACGACGACGCGACCCACACCTGCACCGCATCCCTCGCCCCGGACCTGCTCTGCCTGACCTTCAACGGGCTGTCCAAGGCGTACCGCGTGGCCGGCTTCCGCTCCGGCTGGATGGCGATCAGCGGCCCCCAAGCCCACGCCGCCAGCTACGTCGAGGGCCTCAACATCCTGGCCAACATGCGGTTGTGCGCCAATGTGCCCGCCCAGCACGCCATCGCCGCCGCCCTCGGCGGCCCGCAGTCGATCGGCGGCCTTCTGCTGCCCGGCGGACGGCTGCGGGAGCAGCGCGACATCGCCTGGAGACTCCTCAACGACATCCCCGGCGTCTCCTGCGTCAAGCCGCGCGGCGCCCTGTACGCCTTCCCCCGCCTGGACCCCAAGGTCTACAGGATCAAGGACGATGCCCTGATGGTCCTGGACCTGCTCAGGGCCCAGCACATCCTGGTGGTTCAGGGAACGGGCTTCAACTGGTCCGAGCCCGACCACTTCCGGCTCGTCACGCTGCCGCGCGCCGCTGATCTGGCCGACGCGGTGACCCGCATCGGCACCTTCCTGGACGGATACAGCCAGCCCTGA